Proteins co-encoded in one Setaria viridis chromosome 9, Setaria_viridis_v4.0, whole genome shotgun sequence genomic window:
- the LOC117840101 gene encoding peroxisomal nicotinamide adenine dinucleotide carrier, whose product MSDALINGLAGAGGGIIAQLLTFPLQTVNARQQTERDPSKPAFKDGAARQLYLVVKNEGWERLYGGLMPSLVGTAASQGVYYYFYQIFRNRAEAKALERSRRGLGDGSVGMLQSLTVAALSGCVNVLLTNPIWVAVTRMQTHRKANIQQSPQDLICANDKALEASTTENTPYKTIDVFQELYKEAGVLGFWKGVIPSLIMVSNPAIQFMLYETLLKRIKKRRASNLKGADGLTALEIFLLGAVAKLGATVLTYPLLVVKARLQVKQRIDGDKRHHYKGTFDAITKLVQYEGLRGMYKGMGTKIVQSVFASALLFMIKEELVKGARLLVTGNTSLVKKLPSKPS is encoded by the exons ATGTCGGACGCGCTGATCAACGGCctcgcgggcgccggcggcgggatcaTCGCCCAGCTCCTCACCTTCCCGCTCCAGACC GTGAACGCGCGGCAGCAGACGGAGCGCGACCCTTCCAAGCCGGCGTTTAAGGACGGCGCCGCGCGCCAGTTATACCTG GTAGTGAAGAATGAGGGGTGGGAGCGCCTGTACGGCGGGCTCATGCCCTCGCTCGTCGGCACCGCCGCCTCACAG GGTGTGTACTACTACTTCTACCAAATATTCCGGAACAGGGCCGAGGCGAAGGCCCTTGAGCGATCCAGGAGAGGGCTTGGCGATGGGTCTGTCGGGATGCTCCAATCTCTCACTGTCGCTGCCCTGTCTGG CTGCGTCAATGTACTGCTGACAAACCCAATTTGGGTTGCTGTTACACGAATGCAA ACTCACAGAAAGGCAAACATACAGCAAAGCCCTCAGGATTTGATATGTGCCAATGACAAGGCTCTCGAAGCTTCTACAACTGAAAACACCCCTTACAAAACTATCGATGTT TTTCAGGAACTGTACAAAGAAGCTGGAGTGTTGGGCTTCTGGAAAGGGGTAATTCCGTCTCTTATTATG GTTAGCAATCCTGCGATTCAGTTCATGCTGTATGAAACTCTTCTGAAGAGGATCAAGAAGAGACGGGCCTCTAATTTGAAGGGAGCTGATGGACTAACTGCTCTTGAA ATTTTTCTTCTTGGTGCCGTTGCAAAACTTGGTGCAACTGTCCTTACATATCCTCTTCTAGTTGTTAAG GCAAGACTTCAGGTGAAGCAAAGAATTGATGGTGACAAGAGGCATCACTACAAAG GTACATTTGATGCTATCACAAAGCTGGTACAGTATGAAGGTCTGAGAGGCATGTATAAAGGAATGGGCACAAAAATTGTGCAAAGTGTTTTTGCTTCTGCTTTGCTTTTTATGATCAAGGAGGAGCTGGTGAAGGGTGCTCGACTATTGGTTACTGGTAACACCAGTCTAGTTAAGAAATTACCATCAAAGCCATCATGA
- the LOC117840102 gene encoding large ribosomal subunit protein uL4c, protein MPGAAVASPLLLSLSSSSSPFLSSSSTSFLPPSSSAAPLPASRKAAVSVLRALRAEAATLPVLSFTGDKVGEVTLDLKSAPPSTARAVVHRAIITDRQNARRGTASTLTRGEVRGGGRKPYQQKKTGKARRGSQRTPLRPGGGVVFGPKPRDWSIKINRKEKRLAISTALASAAVAEDAFVVEEFDEAFASGPKTRDFVAALQRWGLDPKQKAMFFATEFDDNVRLSGRNIGSLKMLTPRTLNLYDILDARKLFFTPAAVEYLNSRYGASASDDYDTDDEDDVGEELVEQEVEEGTTEEAAQDATEES, encoded by the exons ATGCCAGGCGCCGCCGTGGCCtcgcctctcctcctctcgctctcctcgtcctcctcccccttcctctcctcctcatccACTTCCTTCCTTccaccttcctcctccgctgctCCGCTCCCGGCCAGCAGGAAGGCGGCGGTCTCCGTCCTCCGCGCTCTGCGGGCCGAGGCGGCCACCCTCCCCGTCCTCTCCTTCACCGGAGATAAGGTCGGGGAGGTCACCCTCGACCTCAAGtccgcgccgccctccaccgCGCGCGCCGTCGTGCACCGCGCCATCATCACCGACCGCCAGAACGCGCGCCGGGGCACGGCCTCCACGCTCACCCGCGGTGAGGTCAGAGGCGGAGGGAGGAAGCCCTACCAGCAGAAGAAGACGGGAAAGGCGCGGCGCGGGTCGCAGCGGACCCCGCTCCGCCCAGGAGGTGGGGTCGTGTTCGGCCCCAAGCCCCGCGACTGGTCCATCAAGATCAACCGGAAGGAGAAGCGCCTCGCCATCTCCACCGcgctcgccagcgccgccgtggccgaggACGCCTTCGTCGTCGAGGAGTTCGACGAGGCCTTCGCGTCGGGGCCCAAGACCAGGGACTTCGTGGCCGCTCTGCAGCGGTGGGGGCTCGACCCCAAGCAGAAGGCCATGTTCTTTGCCACGGAGTTCGACGACAATGTGCGGCTCAGCGGCAGGAACATCGGTTCTCTCAAGATGCTCACACCAAGGACGCTCAACCTGTACGACATCCTCGACGCCCGCAAGCTCTTCTTCACTCCTGCTGCTGTAGAATACCTCAACTCCAGGTATGGAGCCAGCGCTTCTGATGACTACGATACTGATGATGAGGACGATGTTGGAGAGGAACTGGTGGAGCAAGAAGTAGAAGAAGGCACCACAGAGGAGGCTGCACAAG ATGCGACTGAAGAGAGCTGA
- the LOC117837435 gene encoding coronatine-insensitive protein homolog 2, with amino-acid sequence MGGEVEGGGGRQLGRVLSFGIPDTALGLVMGYVEDPWDRDAISLVCRHWCRVDALSRKHVTVAMAYSTTPERLFRRFPCLESLKLKAKPRAAMFNLISDDWGGSASPWIRQLSATFHFLKKLHLRRMIVSDDDISILVRAKAHMLVSLKLDRCSGFSTPSIALVARSCKKLETLFLEESTIAENENDEWIRELATNNSVLETLNFFLTDLRASPEYLTLLVRNCQMLKTLKISECLMPDLTGLFRTAQTLQEFAGGAFEEPGQQVANRNYENYYFPPSLHRLGLHYMGANEMQILFPYSAALKKLDLQFTLLNTEDHCQIVQRCPNLEVLEARDVIGDRGLQVVAQTCKKLQRLRIERGDDDHGGLEDEQGVISQVGVMAVAQGCPELTYWAIHVSDITNAALEAVGTFSRNLNDFRLVLLDREAHITEFPLDNGVRALLRGCTKLRRFAFYVRPGVLTDVGLGYVGEFSKSIRYMLLGNVGESDNGIMQLSRGCPSLQKLELRGCVFSEHALAMAALQLKSLRYLWVQGYKASPTGADLMAMVRPFWNIEFIAPDQDGPCPDIKKQILAYYSLAGRRTDCPPSVIPLYPAF; translated from the exons ATGGGCGGCGAGGTCgaggggggcggggggcggcagCTGGGGCGGGTGCTGAGCTTCGGGATCCCGGACACGGCGCTGGGGCTGGTGATGGGGTACGTGGAGGACCCCTGGGACCGCGACGCCATCTCGCTGGTCTGCCGCCACTGGTGCCGCGTCGACGCGCTCAGCCGCAAGCACGTCACGGTCGCCATGGCCTACTCCACCACGCCCGAGCGCCTCTTCCGGCGATTCCCGTGCCTCGAGTCGCTCAAGCTCAAGGCCAAGCCCCGCGCGGCCATGTTCAACCTCATCTCCGACGACTGGGGCGGGTCGGCGTCGCCTTGGATCCGGCAGCTCTCGGCCACCTTCCACTTCCTCAAGAAGCTCCACCTGCGCAGGATGATAGTGTCCGACGATGACATCAGCATCCTCGTCCGCGCCAAGGCTCACATGCTCGTATCGCTCAAGCTTGACCGCTGCTCCGGCTTCTCCACGCCCTCCATCGCACTTGTCGCCCGCTCCTGCAA GAAACTGGAAACACTGTTCCTGGAAGAAAGTACAATTGCTGAGAATGAAAATGATGAATGGATTCGCGAGCTTGCTACAAACAATTCTGTTCTGGAGACACTGAATTTCTTTCTGACAGATCTCAGGGCATCCCCAGAATATCTTACCCTCCTTGTGCGCAATTGCCAGATGCTGAAAACTCTGAAGATTAGCGAATGTCTCATGCCTGACCTAACCGGTTTGTTCCGCACAGCACAAACACTACAAGAGTTTGCTGGCGGTGCCTTTGAAGAGCCGGGTCAGCAGGTGGCGAATAGAAATTATGAGAATTACTACTTCCCCCCTTCGCTGCACCGCTTGGGTTTGCACTACATGGGAGCAAATGAGATGCAGATACTTTTTCCATATTCTGCGGCTCTTAAGAAGTTGGATCTTCAATTTACACTCCTTAACACAGAGGATCACTGTCAGATAGTTCAGCGCTGCCCCAATCTGGAAGTTTTAGAG GCAAGGGATGTGATAGGGGATCGTGGATTACAAGTGGTTGCACAGACCTGCAAGAAATTGCAGAGGCTCAGAATAGAGAGAGGAGATGATGATCACGGAGGTCTTGAGGATGAACAAGGTGTAATTTCACAGGTTGGAGTTATGGCTGTAGCCCAAGGCTGCCCTGAGTTGACATACTGGGCAATACATGTCTCAGACATCACCAATGCAGCTCTAGAAGCGGTTGGTACATTCAGCAGAAATCTTAATGATTTCCGCCTTGTCCTGCTTGATAGAGAAGCGCATATAACAGAATTTCCACTGGACAACGGGGTTCGTGCTTTGCTGAGAGGTTGCACCAAACTCAGGAGGTTTGCATTTTATGTGAGACCTGGGGTCTTAACCGATGTTGGCCTTGGCTATGTTGGAGAATTTAGTAAGAGCATTCGTTACATGTTGCTGGGTAATGTTGGTGAGTCTGATAATGGAATTATGCAGCTATCAAGAGGCTGCCCAAGCTTGCAAAAACTGGAGCTAAGGGGTTGTGTATTTAGTGAGCATGCATTAGCCATGGCTGCGCTCCAGCTAAAGTCACTGAGATATCTGTGGGTGCAAGGATACAAGGCTTCTCCAACTGGCGCTGATCTTATGGCTATGGTACGCCCCTTCTGGAACATTGAATTTATTGCCCCAGACCAAGATGGACCTTGCCCAGATATTAAGAAACAGATTCTGGCATACTACTCCCTTGCTGGAAGGAGGACAGATTGCCCTCCATCGGTAATTCCACTCTACCCAGCATTTTAG
- the LOC117837436 gene encoding uncharacterized protein: protein MSYSRGSRYESRSPYRRSSYSRYRSRSRSVDSSDAENPGNNLYVTGLSARVTDQDLEKHFSTEGEVIDASIVHDPWTRESRGFGFVTMATVKEADRCIKYLDRSVLEGRVITVEKAKRRRGRTPTPGKYLGTKSSRGRRSPSNSPVRRDRYSSRYSPDRERSYSPYSRRRSYSPYDRRRSHSPYDRRRSYSPYDRRRSYSPYDRRRSYSPYYSSRYRSRSPYRYRRRRSPSYDRSASPYYSRRRYRSVSRSPSASPRARGRSYSRSLSPQGSYSRSCSPVSERSTSYSPKKGHSRRERTRSRSSGKRRRSRESYSHSRSSYSRSVSRERSA, encoded by the exons ATGTCTTACTCAAGAGGATCAAG GTATGAATCTCGCTCACCATACAGGAGAAGCAGCTATTCAAGATACAGGAGTCGGTCTAG gAGTGTGGACTCGAGTGATGCTGAAAACCCTGGGAACAACCTGTATGTGACTGGTTTGTCAGCTCGTGTAACGGACCAGGATCTGGAGAAGCACTTTTCTACTGAGGGAGAG GTGATCGATGCAAGCATTGTGCATGATCCTTGGACAAGGGAATCGCGAGGGTTTGGTTTTGTTACCATGGCTACTGTTAAGGAGGCAGATCGCTGCATCAAATATCTGGACCGTTCTGTGTTGGAAGGTCGGGTCATAACTGTTGAGAAG GCAAAGAGAAGACGAGGTAGAACCCCAACACCTGGGAAGTATCTTGGCACAAAATCATCACGTG GACGGAGGTCCCCAAGCAACTCGCCTGTTCGGAGGGACCGTTACAGCTCACGCTACTCACCTGATCGTGAACGATCTTATTCTCCTTATAGTAGACGCCGATCATACTCTCCGTATGACAGGCGACGATCGCACTCCCCCTATGACAGAAGGCGATCATACTCCCCCTACGACAGACGGCGATCATACTCCCCCTATGATCGGCGCCGGTCATACTCGCCTTACTACAGCAGTCGGTACCGTTCAAGGTCTCCATACCGCTACAGAAGACGGAGGTCACCTTCCTATGACCGTTCCGCTTCACCATACTACAGCAGGCGCCGCTATCGATCTGTCTCCAGGTCACCCAGTGCTTCACCAAGGGCTAGAGGTCGGAGCTATTCACGCAGTTTATCGCCACAGGGAAGCTATTCTCGAAGCTGTTCCCCAGTGTCAGAAAGATCAACGAGCTATTCTCCAAAGAAAGGGCATAGTAGAAGGGAACGCACACGCAGCAGATCTTCTGGCAAGAGGCGTCGTTCAAGGGAAAGCTATTCTCACAGTCGGAGTTCGTACTCTAGGTCTGTCTCTAGGGAGCGCTCAGCTTGA